DNA sequence from the Gopherus evgoodei ecotype Sinaloan lineage chromosome 3, rGopEvg1_v1.p, whole genome shotgun sequence genome:
TCACTTTACAATTACATGTTCCTGGTTGTTTAATTCCTCCTtattttgctgtgtgaaaggccagcacaaacaaaagaaattgagTGGTGCCTTGTTCATGCAAACATTTATGTACAAATTGTCCCACTGAGTGCAATAGGAGGACTACTTGCATATGTGAAGTTACATGTAGGCCCAGGCTTCGGGCAGAACTGACTATGCCTGCTTCAAaagcacactgaaatcaatgctaaAGCGCATTGACTCCAATCAGCTTTAAAATAAGCCTAAAGTGCTATCCAATGCTCTAAGTACACACACTAAAAAAATAGGTAAAACTATTTTCTCCAGGCAGATaggtcacaatttttttttaagcacttgGGTTcaatataatgaaaaaaaattcctccccccccaccccggaacTTCCACCCATCACAAAATGACAGAATTTAGCATTACTGGAAAACCTTATTTACAATGGACTTACTTCAATGTGTTCTTATCAGCCTCAGCTGCCACCTCACCCAATATCTCAGGCAGGGCAGCTGAAGGGCCTTTTGATCATAACAGAATGCACGTGTACAAAGTTACCATTGTGCAAAGTACAGTCAGAGCTACTTAATCCAGGCTTGGTGTTGTCCAGATGTCTGGATATATAAAAACACAGTGTATATAGCTACATGATGTACAAACCATTGGTTTGAAAATCTGAAGTTGTTTTTATCCAATTGATATTTACATGTGCAAAGGAATTTGGAGAAGTAGTTAGATCCTGAGTATTTGGATAAGGCAGGCTTTTTCTGAAAATCAATATGCAAATAGCACAATGGTTTCCTCCACGTTACAACATAGCATCAACCTAGGGCCTGATCTCATTTCAAAGCCTTATATGTTTCTGATTACATGTGCAAACTAAGTGAAACCCATTCCTCAAAGGCATagacagtggcagatgcgcttaAGTAGCAGATACTTGCTAGAAATGAATCCTGATGGCAGTTCAGACTACTGTCCTGTATTTTCACGGTGCAGATTGCTAAGGTAAATTCTCCTTCTAGCATTCTTCATTTGCTATCATATTCATAAAAGGAACAGGAAGGAGAGaatatacacattttattttcaacaGCGGAAACTCTGACTGTGGGGAAAATAGCTTATTGTCTGTCTCTCTGCTTCCCACTGTATGTATAATTAGATGGTTTGCAATAGTTGCATAGACAAAAACCTTCTGAAACTTGTgctgctacagccatgctgctCTAAGGTTTCCATGAGATACTGTTCCAGGAAGGAGGACTGCTGGAAAGAAATGGGGGCCATCTGACCAAGGGGAAAAGCATCTTTGCACACTGACCCACCAACctaatgaggagggctttaaattaggttcaAAGGGGGCAGATGACAAAAACCAACAGGTAAATATAAGAAAAGATTATCTTAACCCAGGTCTAGATGTTGGCGAGACATTAAAAATTGCAGTAAGGTTGTAGGACCAACAAGAGGGAAAACGGTGGGggaatctgctcaacatcttaCTGTCCATACTCAAATGCAAAGAGCATGGGGGATAACAAGGATAAATTGGAAGTTTTAGTATGtaagctaaattatgacttaatttgCATCATTGAGACTTAGTGGGATAGAtatcatgactggaatattggtagaGAGGGGTATGGCTTGTTCAGGAAGTAACCGTGGGGCAGTCATTTTAGACTgaattctgaccaacagggaggaactggcaGCGAATCTGAAGattgaaggcaatttgggtgaaagtgatcagaGTGAGTGCCTCGGACTAAGGACAacgaacttaaaaaaaaaaagacttcaacaaactcagagaagtggtaggtaaggtcccatgagaagaaaatctaaggggaaaagggTCCCCACAGGAGTCCATCATGAGTctggtattattcaatattttcattaatgacttggataacagagTGGAGAACATGTTCataaactttgcagatgacaccaatcttaagaggggttgctagcactttagaggacaggattagaactcaaaatGACCcgtaacaaattggagaattggtctgaaaattaacaagaagaaattcaataaagacaagtacaaagtattaCACTCacgaaggaaaaatcaaatgcacaactacaaaatggggaataactgggtagGCAGTAGCATTGTTGAaaaggagcaacaaaaatgcttaagaGTTTTTAAAACCTGACCTGtcagaaaaggtttaaaaaaccccAATCCTCTGGTCtctttaatcttgagaaaagaagactcagGAAGGACCTGCTaaatcttcaaatacattaaggtcTGTTTGAAAAAGGACAgttatcaattgttctctatgtccactgaaggtaggacaatctgccgcaagggagatttaggttagatattagcaaAAACATTCTGAATAgaaaggtagttaagctctggaatagacttccaaaggAGctatagaatctccatcattggaggtttttaagaacaggttagacaaacacctgtcagggacggtctagttttaattggtcctgcctcagcacagagggctggactagatgacctctcaaggtcccttccacgcctacatttctctgattctataaTCAGAGCAATAGATGTAGGAGGCTACATTCAAAGTTTGTAGTTGTCCGACTTATCTCATGCGCCTCCCTTCTGTTTGTTACATGCACCTGGTATCTCTTGCACTAGACAGAtcgtaagctcttcagggtaagGAGTGTATTTTCATTATATGTAGGTATGGTACCCAGCACACTGGGACCACGAGCACTCAATCCTTCACTCTGGCCTCTAGACACTATACCAACACAAATATTAAATGGCAAACACAGAGCTTCTACTGACTCCTGTTGCAGCCTTGGCCAAGGAACTTCAACTCTGTTTTCTTGACAGGTGGGGAAACAAAGGGGATAAAATATATATGAGTAGGCACAGGATCCTAAAAGTATCAGTTAATATTGGTGAAAACctctgaagatgaaaagcatATGAAGGTTAAGTATTGTTAAGAAAAGAGTACTAGTTACCGACTTCCAAAATAGATTACAGCTGATCAGCTGTATACAAACAAGTGAAATGAAGTGAATACAGTCTATAGTCTGTTCTTCTGTATGTGTGGGATTGTTATTGATGGTGGGAGAAGCCTGCTCTGTAGCAAAGGGATCAAAAGTGAAAATATAGATATATTGGGATTCAGTGCTCCAGTCAGGTTCCTCACAGAGATAATCTGAGACCCGTGGCTCACAGCGAACATCCAAAACTTCCAGGGTTTTCAACTGCGTGCAGGAAGAACGGGGAGGTAGGGATCCACTGTTCTTGCTCAGTCCCATCTCTAAATAcggttaatttttaaaatatcttgctTATTATTTGTTAAGCACCAGCAATGTACTTGACATTAGTCTATGATATATGTCCCTCAGGATATGAAAGTAGCCTTGTACTGGCTGAATGTTTTGTAAGACATAATGCTATGAAGTGGAGAGGCCTTCAGAATAAAACTGTTGGTAAAACAGGCAGAGAAATACACTGGtcagaatttattttcaaatacctCATTTATATCATTCTGTCATGAAACAGCTTTTGCCGTATAGCCtacacttagaaaacagaagaGAATTTCATAAGGCACATGAGATTATAGACTACATGGAGATATCTCCTCTCACTTGCACTTGtaaaataatgattttaaaaGTAACATTTCTAAATCTAGACCCTGTGTAGCCCCATGTATAGCAGTATCCATGAAATTATTAGACTATTACACATACACCTAGTAAAGGGCTATAACAAGTCTTATATACACATCACATTTTCAGAAACAGTCACAGCTGGCTACATTTAAAGGTTATGCTACTCCAGACGCTATGAAACAGGCTACTTATAAAAATATAACTGTCTGCTTCTGGTATGGTACAATACAGAGCATCAAAATCTTATGGAACAGATTCAGGTATTTTTGCAATGGGTGCTGTTCACTTTCTCCTCCTTTTCTAAAATCCACATTTTAAATCAATTGTGTCCATTTTACAGAGACGCAAAATGCACAAGAAAAATCTAGCTTCATCATCTTCAAATTGTCAGTATGACTCCATATATTTGAAATCATGTCAGAGCATTACATTGAGGAATATCAAGACTCAGCTGTTAATTTCACAACCATTAAATATTATGGACCGCATGCAACTACGTTAAAATACATCCTCCCAACTTTGTGGTATGGAAACTGATTTTCCAGGCTGCTCCAATGCAGAAGCCAACATATTTTTATTGAACAGATCACATGGACTTTAGTAAAaggtttttattgcatttttgaaGTTCAGCTATGTAATGTTATGCATTCATTTTGCTTTAACAGAGGAAAATATTGCTTCCGGCACTTAAGCCAATGTAACCCAGAATGCATTTACATAGTGTCGTTTTCTTTAAGTAGGCCAGGAGGTAAATTGCGGCCAACTTTATCAATTCAAATGGCTTCTTACAATCAGACATCAATTTTGTTATGATGAGAATTAAATTGGAATTCTAACTGTTCACAATTTCTTTGAAGACTCTGAACAAAGGCTCGCATTAAGGCTGCTGCCAAAGGAAAAATAAAGCCAGAACATAACTGAGCTTGGAGTATACAGAAAAAGCAAGCTGGAGCCATAAAAAAAAGTCAGACAATACAAACTAAGGCTTTTCACTCACTGTGTAGACCCCAGAATCGGAGTTAACCACATCTTACACAGTCAAATTAACCCACTGATACCCTAAAACAAAGCAGACTGGAATTCAGCAGGTTTCGTTAGACCAGAAATTATGTCATATTTGATGCATATTTGAATAGACAAACCACTACATGACATTTTAAACACACTTCACTTTAATTTGTTGAAGGTATCTGTGAAAGAATCAGTTAAATTTCATTGATTGTTTCAACACAATTTTGCGACTATAATCTAAGACAAGTTTAAGCCACCAACAACTGCTTCCTTTGGAAACAAATACAAACTTTGTTCAAAACAGCATCAGAAACGGGACACAGCAGTATCACTTTTCTGGTGTTTGGTTATGGCACATAATCTGCCTTTTTTATAGGCCTTTCATTTAACTGGCAGCATGAAAATCTCTCAACGAGGAACATTCCAAAGTTCATATTTGTAGGCTTAAAATGGATACATTTTGTATGGTGCTATATGGACATTTGTTGCAtcccttttaaaaaacagcatttaCATTCTTTCAATTGATCTAAATGAACCGTCATGGTGTCTGCACAAATACAAAGGCACCCATGACTATTCAAAATGTAACAAAGTAGGACTCTGTAATGTTCATTGGGCGTGCACATTACTgcatgtgaaagagagagaaagaggtgggGAAAGGATTTCCAAGTCAGGAGGCTACAAACAAGAGGTAATTACATCAGTTACTTAACATGTTAGGCAGTCTAACAAGGTGCTGGAGGTATATGCATGACCTTTCAAGCAGCAACAATTGGGGGAAGACTCCATCTCTTGTTCCACATTGTTAAAGTCCCCCCTGAAGTGGTTGAaggaaggagatgggggaaagaggAAGTACGTTTTTAAAGCTAAAATGTCATTTTGGAGGCACaatgttagtttttaaaaattgtcgaTCTATATAGAGCTCTATATTTCCATAGTCCTTTGTTTCTTCTAAATAGCCCTATCTGCAAAGGCCTCGGTTTTGTTCCTCCCTCTTTTATATACATTATGATATAGAGAGTCAAACCCTTTGTACAATTTCTAACTTCACAAATGTATTCCTTAACATGAGACTAGTCCGGAAACTCTGACATCAGACAGACGAATGCTGAAATTCCTTAACCTGATTTAACAGGAACTGCCTACCTATGTGTTCTTCCATCTCCCTccaaaaagaaagggaaattgAGATTTCTAATAGCAACATATACACATTTGTGGATCTATGCTACACACTTGGAGAATACAGAGTGAGATTTAAGCTAATATAGCTTCTATTTGATTTCACTAGGGCAACACTTAGGTCCTTGCAAATACTATACAAAACAACAGTACTTTTTCCACCAAGATTTGGAGAGGTTTTTCATTTTGTCTGGAGTCCTGCACTTGGATTTCTTTGGTTGGTGCTGGGTATCCGAGTACTGTATGCCAGCGACAATGGCCGCGTCAAAGACCTCTTTGAGATTTTTCTGAGTCAAAGCTGAGCACTCGATGTAAGACGCTGCTTTTATTTCCTCAGCACAGAGCTTCGCGGCCTCTTCTGCAACAGGCTTTTCTTTGCACTTGTCCAGCTCAATGAGAACTTTGACATCCTCTCGGAGGTCCGACTGGGTCCCAACCAGAATAATAGGAGCTTTGGGGCAGTGGCATCGTATTTCAGGAACCCACTTTTCACTCACGTTCTGGAAAGAGGAAGGGCTCACAACACTGAAGCACAGCAAGAAGATGTCTGTGTTGGTGTAGCACAGCGGTCTAAGCTTGTCAAATTCATCCTGTGCAAAGCAAAGCAACATTATAATTTTTAAGGCTATTTTTATTCAGCAATAAAGGGACCATCCTTCCCAGTTCCTAAATACTTCCCATTACAGAGATTTAATCTACTGAATGAATAAAGAAAAGATCAAGTTTAACTGTTCTTCTCACTTAGGCACAAATATAACTTGTGTACAACAGAACATGGTGTTTTCATAGAAGAAGCCATAAATATGCCAAATTTCTGCTTCATCCCGCAACATGGACATCAACTGAAATTTTGCCATCGATTCCAATAGGCACAGGGACAAACAATATTTTCTTAAGGTATTTAAGATTCTCTAACACTACTGATTTCTTTTGAATGCTTTAAAGGATGTTTGTATTTATGCTCTTCTGCCCTATCTCAACAGAAGAGGCAGACAGTAGAGGAGGAGTGCAGGCTAAAGTATACAAGTGAAGAACATGCAGTAAATCGGGGGTGAAAGAGAGGGTGTAAATTCACCTTTAACAGAGATCAATCATGGATCATCTCAGATTTAAAATGCATCCCCTCCCCGCAATGCTGACCACACTATCCAtatcaggtatctaaaagggtgtcatcaggaggagggagaaaacttgttcaccttagcctccaatgatagaacaagaagcaatgggcttaaactgcagcaagggagatttaggttggacattaggaaaaagttcctaactgtcagggtagttaaacactggaatagattgcctagggaagttgtggaatctccatcgctggagatatttaagagtaggttagataaatgtctatcagggatggtctagacagtatttggtcctgccatgagggcaggggactggactcgatgacctctagaggtcccttccagtcctagagtctatgagtctatgagtctataagagtaCTGCAAGTGTTCCCACgcaaaatcattttaaataaatgaaggtTTAACAGCAATctacaggaaattaaaataaaagatgaCCTCCCTATTATTTTGTGTTCATATTTCTTGCTACCATCACTCTTAATGAATTACAATATAAAGGCTTAACATGCCAATGGCATAATATAAAGCCTCTCTTTACGTCTCATTCCCTTCTATACCACATCAACCACCTCCAAACCTGCAATGTTAGATTTCCCCCCCGCCCTCTCTTTCTTGCCTTTAAATTAAAGATGGACAATCCAAGACTCTGATTTGTATCTTGAGGAATCAACTAACATAATgcagatcagtggttttcaacctgtggtccacggaTCTAgctctaagatttccaaaggggtctgcagcTCCATTCAACATTTTTAAgggatccacaaatgaaaaaaggttgaaaaccactgatgcaGATGACACCTGAAAGGCAATAGAAGACTTGGCCCTCATGGCATTCCCCCTTATCGCAGCAGCTCAAAAAACTGCAAGTGAAGAATGCAAAATGAGGCAAGGATTAACTATGCATAGCCTGATTTTATGCTGACAGCAGGATAAAAGCACAGTAACACTAACAGTCTAAACAGGTAGGATTTGGTTCAGCCAtgatgacattttaattaaaattcacCATGCTCTCACAGGGTCTTAAGTTTAGAAGAGCAAAAAGCAAATAAAGTCAACAATGC
Encoded proteins:
- the RHOU gene encoding rho-related GTP-binding protein RhoU gives rise to the protein MPPQQEGEAGYISKPLAGGCEVPPVPPRRVRSSRAAALGAALGSRCRAGAGAEPRRSIKCVLVGDGAVGKTSLVVSYTTNGYPTEYIPTAFDNFSAVVSVDGRPVRLQLCDTAGQDEFDKLRPLCYTNTDIFLLCFSVVSPSSFQNVSEKWVPEIRCHCPKAPIILVGTQSDLREDVKVLIELDKCKEKPVAEEAAKLCAEEIKAASYIECSALTQKNLKEVFDAAIVAGIQYSDTQHQPKKSKCRTPDKMKNLSKSWWKKYCCFV